The genomic stretch TTTGATTACACGCGGACGAAAAATCCGACTAGGCAGACGCTGGAAGACGCGATCGCACAGCTGGAAGGCGGGGTACAGGGATTTGCGTACAGTTCGGGAATGGCGGCGATCGCCGGAGTGCTCGGGTTGTTTGGGCAAGGAGATCATCTGCTGGTCTCTCATGATCTATACGGAGGCACTTACCGCCTGCTGGAGCAGATTTTGCCGCGTCAGGGCATCACGACGACGTTTGTCGATACAGGTGACTGGCAGAAGGTTGAAGCTGCGGTGCAGGAGAACACCAAAGCGATTTTTCTTGAAACGCCGACCAATCCGACGATGCGAATCAGCGATTTGCAGGCGATCATCGGCGTGGCCCAAAGAAACGGGTTGCTGACCATCGTAGACAATACGTTTATGACGCCCTATCTGCAACGACCGCTGACACTGGGAGCCGATGTGGTCGTACATAGCGCGACGAAATACCTCGGCGGGCACAATGATGTGCTTTCTGGGCTGGCGGTGGCGCGCGAGCAAGAGTTGGCGGACCGCATCTACTTTTTGCAAAATTCGATTGGAGCGACACTGGGCCCGCAAGACGCATGGCTGTTGATGCGGGGGATGAAGACGTTGGCGCTGCGCATGGATCGACATCAGGAAAATGCGATGGTGCTCGCCAAATGGCTGACCGGGCACCCTTGCGTCAAGCAGGTGTATTTCCCTGGATTGGAAAACCACCCTGGACGCGACGTACACATCGGGCAGGCGGATGGCTATGGTGGGATGTTGTCTTTTGAGGTGGTGCGTGAGGAGCTGGTCGAGCCGCTGTTGCGCCATTTGAACCTGATCGCCTTTGCCGAATCGCTCGGCGGGGTCGAGTCGCTGATCACCTACCCGGCGCGACAGACGCATTTTGATGTGCCGGAAGCGGTTCGCAATGAATTGGGTGTGACAAGTTCTTTGCTCCGTTTGTCCGTGGGGATTGAACATTACGAGGATTTGATCGAAGATATGGCGCAGGCGTTCGCCGCGTCGGAACGTGAATTGGCTGAATAGGAAGGGAGTTTGGCTTAGATGAGCGAGGAGAAAAAACTGACATTTGCGACACAGCTTTTGCATACGGGAAATGAGATCGACCAGACGACTGGAGCATCGGCCATACCGATCTATCAGGTCTCGACGTTTCATCAAGAGGACCCTGACAATCCACCGCAGTATGAATATGCCCGTTCCGGCAATCCGACGCGGAACGCGCTGGAACGGACGATCGCCGAGCTGGAAGGCGGGACGCGAGGGTTTGCCTTTGCATCGGGGATGGCGGCGATCTCCACGGCGCTGTTGCTGTTCTCGGCAGGTGATCATCTGATCGCGACGGACGACATCTACGGCGGTACATTTCGAGTGCTGACCACCGTGCTGAACCGTTTGGGGATCGAGACAACATTTGTCGATGTGACCGATTTGGAAAACATTCGTGTCGCGATCCGTCCCAATACGAAAGGGATACTGTTAGAAACGCCATCCAACCCGCTTTTGAAGATCACCGATCTGGCAGGAGCGGCTGCGATCGCGAAAGAGCACGGACTGCTGACCATTGTGGATAACACCTTCCAGACCCCGTATCTGCAGCGCCCACTCGACGTGGGGATCGACGTGGTCGTACACAGCGCAACGAAGTTTCTCGGCGGTCACTCCGATCTGGTCGCCGGGCTTGCAGTGACCAAAGACCGCGTGCTGGGGCATCGCCTAGCCCAGTTGCAAAATTCGTTTGGAGCGGTGCTCGGCCCGCAGGACTGCTTCCTGCTGCAGCGAGGGATCAAGACGTTGAAAGTGCGCATGGACGCCTCCTGTGACGGGGCTGAGCGTATCGCGCACTGGCTTGCAGAGCGCGAAGAGATCAGCGCGGTGTTTTATCCCGGATTGTCCACTCATCAAGGACATGAAGTGCACCGGAAGCAATCGACTCGATCTGGCGCGGTACTTTCGTTCGATACTGGCAGCGCCGAGCGTGCCAAGCTGTTGATGCAACAGGTCAAAATCCCGTTGGTCGCCGTATCTCTTGGTGGTGTGGAAAGTATCCTCTCCTACCCGGCCTCGATGTCGCATTCGGGCATGCCGAAAGAGGAGCGCCACAAGCGCGGGATTACAGACGGCCTGCTCCGTCTATCGGTCGGCTTGGAAGATCCAGATGATCTGATCGCCGATCTGGAGCGGGCGTTGCTTCAACTGAGCTAAGGTAAGTTTAAAACTGTGTTAGAACACAGTGGATTTATGCGTGAAATTTCAGTAAAATAAAAATGTAACATCCATCGCGGCACCTCGTTTTTCAAATCGAGGTGCTGATCGAAGGGCGATAGAAGCAGACAAGGGCGACGAAGCAGTCAACGATTTGGTCATCTCGCTCGGCACGTTTGACGTGTTCGGCGTTGCGAATGGGGTAGCGTACTTGATCGTTCGCATTTGTCCGGATCGCGAAGCGGCGACCAATGTCGCGTAACTGTTTCGATCGTGCTAGTCGGTCACCGCAATTTTAGGTGGCGATCTTGATCACCTTGGTGCGTGGTTCGGTGTCTGTGGCTTGATGACCGCTTGTCAGGTTGGTGCATCCCCTTGGCAATCACCAACAGATGGCCTTGAGCGTGACAGCCGTGCAGATGGCAAATGTTGACCAGACCAGCAGTCTCAAACTTCTATACCTGTTGATCTTCAACTTGCTCAGATCGCTCAGTTTGTTTTGTCTCACTTTCCGACGCGTCGTTGTACGACAGGTGCGTTGTGCGCTTCTGCATGTTGACCATTGCCCGCAGACCAAATTTTATGAGATTAGGCGAGGGTCGAGGTTGCGATGTTAGGGTATGTCATATACTGCTCTCAATCTGATCTATCGTTTTGTGAGAGAGCGGCGTGATTTTGACCTAGTGCCTCTGGCATTGCTTGTCCTATGTGCAGGGCTTTCAGCAGCAACGCGGCAAGATGCAGGAACTCGCCGTCATTATGATTCAATTCTTATGTTCCGCACGACCGTACGAAAAGCGGGAACGGTGGGCATTGTAGTTGAAGGAACTCGAAGGCAGGGAGCATCCTGATGACGATCTTGGGCATTCTAAACGTTGAGAATCCACGCCAAGGGGGAATTAACGTGAAGCCCTTTAACGCACAGACCCGAAAAGACGGTGGCAAATCCGATCTGATCGCCTTTGATAACCCAGATGACATGCTCGAAAATATCCCGCCGCAAGCGCAAGGTTATGCGGAAACGATGGTAGTTGTTGACAATCCGGATGATTTTGAAGAGGAAGGGACAGAGGTGTAATCAAAGCGAAACATTCCCGAATCGGAAAACGGAGGACAACAGCGCAAATGAATCCAATACAGCTAAAACCGAACCAAACTCTTGTTATTGACCGTGTTTGAGGTTGTTTCGAACAATTAAGGTCTTTGCTAACCTTTCCTTGTTCATGAGTAAGGTGTATATTGAGGTCAAGGTTCACGAATACCTGTATAAGTTCAAAGGGAGTCGAGTCGATTGAATACCCAGAA from Tumebacillus algifaecis encodes the following:
- a CDS encoding trans-sulfuration enzyme family protein, which encodes MSEEKKLTFATQLLHTGNEIDQTTGASAIPIYQVSTFHQEDPDNPPQYEYARSGNPTRNALERTIAELEGGTRGFAFASGMAAISTALLLFSAGDHLIATDDIYGGTFRVLTTVLNRLGIETTFVDVTDLENIRVAIRPNTKGILLETPSNPLLKITDLAGAAAIAKEHGLLTIVDNTFQTPYLQRPLDVGIDVVVHSATKFLGGHSDLVAGLAVTKDRVLGHRLAQLQNSFGAVLGPQDCFLLQRGIKTLKVRMDASCDGAERIAHWLAEREEISAVFYPGLSTHQGHEVHRKQSTRSGAVLSFDTGSAERAKLLMQQVKIPLVAVSLGGVESILSYPASMSHSGMPKEERHKRGITDGLLRLSVGLEDPDDLIADLERALLQLS
- a CDS encoding trans-sulfuration enzyme family protein, which translates into the protein MHPDTCLAQIGNNKAEKTGAISSPIYLSTTYRHPRLGESTGFDYTRTKNPTRQTLEDAIAQLEGGVQGFAYSSGMAAIAGVLGLFGQGDHLLVSHDLYGGTYRLLEQILPRQGITTTFVDTGDWQKVEAAVQENTKAIFLETPTNPTMRISDLQAIIGVAQRNGLLTIVDNTFMTPYLQRPLTLGADVVVHSATKYLGGHNDVLSGLAVAREQELADRIYFLQNSIGATLGPQDAWLLMRGMKTLALRMDRHQENAMVLAKWLTGHPCVKQVYFPGLENHPGRDVHIGQADGYGGMLSFEVVREELVEPLLRHLNLIAFAESLGGVESLITYPARQTHFDVPEAVRNELGVTSSLLRLSVGIEHYEDLIEDMAQAFAASERELAE